In one Alistipes sp. ZOR0009 genomic region, the following are encoded:
- a CDS encoding HAMP domain-containing protein, protein MVLYRLSLKKLLLFSSFGVVAVLLAILLTTNFSIKSSISNYTTLSQMDELTECALRLKKNEKDFVMLDTKSPQFFLSGQSRSTVQFDSTFLRTKKLLEGLKRNNVFSTDELQGNLTQMETGLNGYGKAFKELVALHRELGFKDEGVIGKMRGAIHEVENELNTESSFELISEMLMLRRHEKDYMLRKDTAYISKFDGQMGTMLSKVTSPTMISLLYTYKKYFEEYVTLDQKIGLNENSGVNAAVTRNSAAFESALNSARAVVKDKEQSSTNESLFVLFAVIILLSGLVIIVLYVSSNHILKSIKKLQNYILRLGKGELPEKITVMGKDEVAQMEDSLNELITALRNTRDFAIEVGNGNFEADINVFSNSGEVGESLQEMRKKLSQVAVERTVQAEENQKRLWINEGITLVNDIVNKGKDDIEELCYEFITGVVKYAGLNQAGIMLEEVDEDENPYLKMVATYAFNRRKFYQKRVEIGDGLAGMCFWEKEMIYITDVPKDYSSISSALGEASPKCVIILPLLVDNIAIGVIEMASFKVFERIEIEFFERSVGILAARLLGLRTSVATSKLLEQTKLQAQEMAAQEEELRQNLEELHATQESLMVREDEMREQMHLFQEQMEQERAEANRERANYLERLAVHKRTMDAFGAAFLLAEFDLKGNLEWANGKFLQTFGVDHDFMESFNMLLCDHTIDKTQELQRWDMLRKGEPFIGEVTICNGTLLVTLLANYQPVMGVETKGGHVFYSAATIATSQNVSLVVESESTMLDIAVN, encoded by the coding sequence ATGGTTCTTTACAGATTATCGCTCAAGAAGCTACTCCTTTTTTCCTCTTTTGGCGTTGTTGCCGTACTCCTAGCCATCTTACTCACCACCAACTTCTCGATTAAAAGTTCCATCAGCAACTACACCACCCTAAGCCAGATGGATGAGCTTACCGAATGCGCGCTGAGGCTCAAAAAAAACGAGAAAGATTTTGTGATGCTCGACACTAAAAGCCCGCAGTTCTTCCTATCGGGACAAAGCCGCAGCACGGTACAGTTCGACAGCACCTTTTTGCGAACCAAAAAGCTGCTCGAAGGCCTTAAGCGCAACAATGTGTTTAGCACCGACGAGCTGCAGGGTAACTTAACCCAAATGGAGACTGGCCTAAATGGATATGGGAAGGCCTTTAAGGAGCTGGTGGCGCTGCACCGCGAGCTGGGCTTTAAGGACGAAGGCGTTATAGGCAAAATGCGCGGCGCCATTCACGAGGTGGAAAACGAGCTCAACACCGAAAGCAGCTTTGAGCTCATCAGCGAGATGCTAATGCTGCGCCGCCACGAAAAAGACTACATGCTCCGCAAGGATACCGCCTACATCTCCAAGTTTGATGGGCAGATGGGCACGATGCTATCCAAAGTTACCTCGCCAACCATGATTAGCCTGCTGTATACCTACAAAAAGTACTTCGAGGAGTACGTAACGCTAGACCAAAAGATCGGATTAAACGAAAATAGCGGCGTAAATGCAGCCGTAACCAGAAATTCGGCCGCCTTTGAGTCGGCGCTAAATAGCGCACGGGCTGTTGTAAAAGATAAGGAGCAAAGCAGCACCAACGAGTCGCTTTTTGTTCTATTTGCGGTCATCATTCTGCTTTCTGGATTGGTTATCATCGTTCTATACGTCTCCTCCAACCACATTCTAAAGTCGATAAAAAAGCTGCAAAACTACATACTGCGGTTGGGTAAGGGCGAATTGCCCGAGAAAATAACCGTTATGGGTAAAGACGAGGTTGCGCAGATGGAGGATTCGCTTAACGAGCTGATAACAGCGCTACGCAACACCCGCGACTTTGCCATCGAGGTAGGAAACGGGAACTTTGAGGCAGATATCAACGTGTTTAGCAACTCGGGCGAAGTTGGCGAAAGCCTGCAGGAAATGCGCAAAAAGCTCTCGCAGGTTGCCGTGGAGCGCACGGTGCAAGCCGAAGAAAACCAGAAGCGCCTATGGATCAACGAGGGGATTACGCTGGTTAACGACATCGTAAACAAAGGGAAGGACGACATAGAGGAGCTCTGCTACGAGTTTATTACCGGAGTGGTAAAGTACGCCGGCCTCAATCAGGCAGGCATCATGCTCGAAGAGGTAGACGAAGACGAAAATCCCTACCTAAAAATGGTAGCAACTTACGCCTTTAACCGCCGAAAATTCTACCAAAAAAGGGTGGAAATAGGCGACGGCCTTGCGGGGATGTGCTTTTGGGAAAAGGAAATGATATACATTACCGATGTTCCTAAAGATTACAGCTCCATATCGTCGGCCTTAGGGGAAGCAAGCCCAAAATGCGTGATAATACTTCCGCTGCTGGTAGATAACATTGCCATCGGAGTAATAGAGATGGCCAGCTTCAAAGTATTTGAAAGAATCGAGATTGAATTCTTTGAGCGCTCGGTAGGAATACTTGCGGCACGCCTACTTGGGCTAAGAACGAGCGTTGCAACCTCCAAGCTACTCGAACAAACCAAACTTCAAGCGCAGGAGATGGCTGCACAGGAGGAGGAGCTGCGTCAAAACCTAGAAGAGCTGCACGCCACTCAGGAGTCGCTTATGGTACGGGAGGACGAAATGCGCGAGCAGATGCACCTCTTCCAAGAACAAATGGAGCAGGAACGCGCCGAAGCAAATAGGGAGCGCGCCAACTACCTAGAGCGCCTAGCCGTACATAAACGAACCATGGATGCCTTTGGGGCGGCCTTTCTGCTTGCCGAATTCGACCTAAAAGGGAATCTGGAGTGGGCAAATGGGAAGTTTCTTCAAACCTTTGGGGTCGATCACGACTTTATGGAGTCGTTTAACATGCTTCTTTGCGACCATACGATCGATAAAACCCAAGAGCTTCAGCGCTGGGATATGCTACGCAAGGGAGAGCCATTTATTGGAGAGGTTACCATCTGCAACGGAACGCTACTGGTAACCCTTTTAGCCAACTACCAGCCTGTAATGGGAGTCGAAACCAAAGGAGGACATGTATTCTACTCCGCCGCAACCATTGCAACATCTCAAAATGTCTCCCTTGTGGTAGAGTCGGAAAGTACAATGCTAGATATTGCGGTTAACTAA
- a CDS encoding NADH-quinone oxidoreductase subunit N — protein sequence MLLQYFTLMRFEWIMSLIIIALFIFNLSGFDKKEKCFLNTVNWLLGINFVAGFIPMISGTLFTGFFNTTPLIVFEKNILNLGLLLISLASRSWLLTLGKRTEFYILMLSSILGMFVMLSSGHILPLYIGLELSTIPIAALAAIQINSKASSEAGIKLIMSSAFSTGITLFGISLLYGAVGSLSFENIIANIHVTPLLLFAFVLILSGFAFKMSIVPFHLWTADVYEGAPTPVTNYLSVLSKGAVVFIFITVLYRVFGSLRDEWLYAISILSALSMTVGNLFAMRQTNLKRFLAFSSITQVGFILVGIAGASQTGIDTAVYFIIIYLFSNIALFGIIGAIADKTGKEDIESYRGLFKTNPFYTLIFAIALFSLAGVPPTAGFFGKLFLLTSGLGSKVYILLGIATLNLVLSLYNYLRIVRAIAISQPGEETVPTVKGSLATNAVLIICVIALIGLGFVGSLYGFIDKISSAL from the coding sequence ATGCTTCTTCAATATTTTACCCTAATGCGCTTTGAGTGGATAATGTCCCTTATCATCATCGCGCTGTTTATCTTCAACCTTTCTGGTTTCGATAAGAAGGAGAAATGCTTTCTTAATACCGTAAACTGGCTTTTGGGGATAAACTTTGTAGCTGGTTTTATTCCTATGATAAGCGGAACGCTCTTTACGGGCTTCTTTAACACCACTCCGCTAATTGTTTTCGAGAAGAATATCCTAAACCTAGGCCTACTTCTTATCTCGTTGGCATCGCGTAGCTGGTTGCTTACCCTAGGCAAGCGTACCGAGTTTTATATTTTGATGCTCTCCAGCATCCTTGGTATGTTTGTTATGCTTTCGAGTGGACACATCCTTCCTCTTTACATTGGATTGGAGCTTTCTACAATTCCAATTGCTGCTTTAGCTGCTATTCAAATCAACAGCAAGGCATCGTCTGAGGCTGGTATTAAGCTTATCATGTCGTCAGCTTTCTCAACTGGTATTACTCTTTTTGGTATATCGCTTCTTTATGGTGCGGTTGGTAGCCTTAGCTTCGAGAATATCATCGCAAACATCCATGTAACGCCACTTTTGCTTTTTGCATTTGTGCTTATTCTTAGTGGTTTTGCGTTCAAGATGTCTATCGTTCCTTTCCACCTATGGACTGCCGACGTTTATGAAGGTGCTCCAACGCCTGTAACCAACTACCTTTCGGTACTTTCTAAGGGTGCGGTGGTTTTTATCTTCATTACCGTTCTTTACCGCGTATTTGGTTCGCTTAGGGACGAGTGGCTTTACGCCATCAGCATCCTATCAGCGTTGAGTATGACTGTTGGTAACCTATTTGCCATGCGTCAAACCAACCTTAAGCGCTTTTTGGCATTCTCTTCAATTACTCAAGTTGGTTTTATCCTAGTGGGTATTGCTGGTGCTTCGCAAACTGGTATAGATACTGCTGTATACTTTATCATTATCTACCTGTTTAGCAACATTGCGCTATTTGGTATTATTGGCGCTATTGCCGATAAAACTGGCAAGGAGGATATTGAGAGCTACAGAGGATTGTTTAAAACGAATCCGTTCTATACGCTTATCTTTGCTATTGCGCTATTCTCTTTGGCTGGTGTTCCACCAACCGCCGGATTCTTTGGTAAGCTATTCCTGTTAACTTCTGGTTTAGGCTCTAAGGTGTACATCCTTTTAGGTATTGCTACGCTTAACTTGGTGCTATCTCTTTACAACTACCTACGTATTGTAAGAGCAATTGCTATTAGCCAGCCAGGAGAGGAGACCGTTCCAACAGTTAAAGGTTCGTTGGCCACCAACGCAGTGCTTATTATCTGCGTTATTGCGCTTATCGGACTTGGTTTTGTTGGTTCGCTTTACGGTTTTATCGATAAAATTAGCTCAGCACTATAA
- a CDS encoding NuoM family protein has product MSLLVILLLIPTVTSLLLLFPKKGEQVKQIALTGSIIQLGFATWLTTHYMALRAAGEKAQMLFTTTYTWFAPLKINFAVGVDGIALAMVMLTAMVVVAGVLVSWKIESRVKEFFFLLTFLSVGAYGFFVSLDLFMLFFFLELAVIPKYLLIGIWGSGQKEKNAMKLALMLMGGSALVFLGLIGLYLASGWYYGHNTWNLIELSKMSFPMVVQAPIYLLTFIGFGIFTAMFPFHTWAPDGHSSAPTAASMFLAGISMKLGGYGALRVATYLMPNAAVDLSWIFIILATIAIFYGAFATLMQRDLKYMNAYSSVSHCGFVVLGIAVVTQTGMTGAVMQMVSHGIMTALFFAAIGMIYERTHTRNADELGGVFTQMPFIGTAFIIAGLCSLGLPGFSGFVSEMTVFVGAWERAGIYYKIATILAASSIVVTAVYILRAVGTAIWGTIKNAEFKQLVDATWNERAAVILLVAGIVFIGTMPFWLTDLISTDVQEIAKRLVI; this is encoded by the coding sequence ATGAGCTTGCTAGTAATACTACTCCTCATACCAACGGTAACATCGCTGCTGCTTCTTTTCCCTAAAAAGGGCGAGCAGGTTAAGCAGATTGCTCTTACAGGTAGCATTATCCAACTTGGGTTTGCCACTTGGCTAACCACCCACTATATGGCGCTTCGCGCAGCGGGCGAAAAGGCTCAAATGCTATTTACAACTACCTACACTTGGTTTGCTCCGCTTAAAATCAACTTCGCAGTTGGTGTAGACGGAATTGCTTTGGCAATGGTAATGCTTACTGCAATGGTGGTTGTGGCTGGTGTATTGGTTTCGTGGAAGATTGAAAGCCGTGTAAAGGAGTTCTTCTTCCTGCTAACCTTCCTTAGCGTTGGAGCCTACGGCTTCTTCGTTTCGTTAGACCTATTTATGCTGTTCTTCTTCCTAGAGCTGGCCGTAATACCTAAATACCTTCTTATCGGAATTTGGGGTAGCGGACAAAAGGAGAAGAATGCCATGAAGCTAGCCCTTATGCTTATGGGTGGTTCGGCTCTAGTATTCCTAGGTTTGATTGGTCTTTACTTAGCTTCTGGCTGGTACTATGGCCACAACACATGGAACCTTATCGAACTTTCGAAGATGAGCTTCCCAATGGTTGTTCAGGCTCCAATTTACCTGTTGACATTCATCGGTTTCGGAATCTTTACCGCCATGTTCCCATTCCACACTTGGGCTCCAGACGGTCACTCGTCGGCACCAACGGCTGCTTCTATGTTCCTTGCAGGTATCTCTATGAAGCTGGGTGGATATGGTGCGCTTCGCGTGGCAACTTACCTGATGCCTAACGCGGCTGTCGATCTTTCTTGGATCTTCATCATCCTTGCAACAATAGCAATCTTCTACGGCGCGTTTGCCACTCTTATGCAGCGCGACCTGAAGTATATGAACGCATACTCTTCCGTTTCGCACTGTGGGTTTGTGGTACTTGGTATTGCCGTTGTTACCCAAACGGGGATGACGGGTGCTGTAATGCAAATGGTATCTCACGGTATCATGACAGCCCTCTTCTTTGCCGCTATCGGTATGATATACGAGCGCACGCACACGCGTAACGCCGATGAGCTGGGTGGAGTATTTACTCAAATGCCATTTATTGGTACCGCGTTTATCATTGCAGGTCTTTGCTCGCTTGGTCTTCCCGGATTCAGCGGCTTTGTTTCTGAAATGACCGTTTTTGTGGGTGCTTGGGAACGTGCTGGTATCTACTATAAGATTGCAACCATTCTTGCTGCATCTTCAATCGTGGTAACAGCAGTTTATATCCTTCGTGCGGTGGGTACTGCCATTTGGGGAACCATAAAGAACGCCGAGTTCAAGCAGCTTGTTGATGCTACTTGGAATGAGCGCGCTGCGGTAATCCTGTTGGTAGCAGGCATCGTGTTTATTGGTACTATGCCTTTCTGGTTGACAGATTTGATTAGCACCGATGTTCAGGAGATTGCTAAACGCCTAGTTATTTAA
- the nuoL gene encoding NADH-quinone oxidoreductase subunit L: protein MNLDIATILIPLLPLLSFVIIGLAGKRMGNKMGGVIATTAILASLALALFVAKGYFFDFGKVNGAYAPHIAFDVKWLVFNSALSINFGAILDPISVMMLIVVTAISSMVHIFSVQYMHGEERYKNYYSYLSLFTFSMLGLVLSINIFQMYIFWELVGVSSFLLIGYYFTKQSAIAAAKKAFIVTRFADLGFLIGILVLGFGADSFSIADINSRLTEAGSLQMLGMKSVTFLGLSSLSWGALLVFMGAAGKSAMFPLHIWLPDAMEGPTPVSALIHAATMVVAGVYLVARLFPVYSISAPDVLHFIGYVGVFTAIFAAIIATTQTDIKRVLAFSTLSQIGFMMFSIGVAGWGAEQSEGFTGSMFHLFTHAFFKALLFLGAGVVIHAVHSNDMKDMGGLRKALPITNITFLIACLAIAGVPPFAGFFSKETILSSAYHANTTIFVLGIIASCLTAFYMFRLYFNIFWSKPATDHHNHEKGSGFMTIPLIILAIGSVLAGFIPFGDFVTADGKPIEIVFHASFSILPVSVGLLGIIIAYVLYFKKNDKADNLAKSLGGIYTTVLNKFYIDEVYLFITKKIIFPFMGRPAAWFDRNVVDGTIQDSGIQTEKLSYGIKGVQSGKLQGYTMWFLGGVIVLAALLIFKFL, encoded by the coding sequence ATGAATTTGGATATTGCAACTATTCTCATCCCCCTGCTACCGCTGCTAAGCTTCGTGATTATCGGGCTTGCTGGTAAGCGTATGGGGAATAAGATGGGCGGTGTTATTGCAACCACCGCAATCCTTGCTTCGTTAGCTTTGGCGCTTTTTGTAGCAAAGGGTTACTTCTTCGACTTTGGAAAGGTAAACGGAGCCTACGCTCCACACATTGCCTTCGACGTAAAATGGCTCGTATTCAACTCTGCGCTTAGCATCAACTTCGGGGCTATCCTCGATCCTATTTCGGTAATGATGCTCATCGTGGTTACGGCCATCTCTTCTATGGTGCATATCTTCAGCGTGCAGTACATGCATGGCGAGGAGCGCTATAAGAACTACTACTCGTACCTATCGCTATTCACCTTCTCCATGCTGGGATTGGTGCTTTCGATAAACATCTTCCAAATGTACATCTTCTGGGAGTTGGTGGGCGTGTCGTCGTTCCTTCTTATTGGCTACTACTTTACCAAGCAATCAGCTATTGCTGCGGCTAAAAAAGCGTTCATTGTTACTCGCTTTGCCGACTTAGGCTTCCTTATTGGTATCCTTGTTCTTGGTTTTGGTGCCGATTCTTTTAGCATTGCCGACATCAACTCTCGCCTAACCGAGGCTGGTTCGCTGCAAATGTTGGGTATGAAGTCCGTAACCTTCCTTGGCCTATCGTCATTAAGCTGGGGGGCGCTACTTGTATTTATGGGAGCTGCTGGTAAGTCGGCTATGTTCCCGCTACACATTTGGCTACCCGATGCAATGGAAGGTCCAACTCCTGTTTCGGCCCTTATCCACGCTGCAACAATGGTAGTTGCTGGGGTTTACTTGGTGGCTCGTCTATTCCCTGTTTACTCTATCTCCGCTCCCGATGTGCTTCACTTTATTGGCTATGTGGGTGTGTTTACCGCTATCTTTGCGGCTATTATCGCCACCACACAAACCGATATCAAGCGCGTACTTGCTTTCTCTACGCTATCGCAAATTGGTTTCATGATGTTCTCAATTGGCGTTGCTGGTTGGGGAGCAGAGCAAAGCGAAGGATTTACCGGTTCGATGTTCCACCTTTTCACCCACGCGTTCTTTAAGGCGCTTCTATTCTTGGGTGCAGGTGTGGTAATTCATGCTGTTCATAGCAACGACATGAAGGATATGGGAGGCTTGCGTAAGGCTCTTCCAATTACCAACATCACCTTCCTTATTGCATGTTTGGCTATCGCAGGGGTTCCTCCGTTTGCCGGATTCTTTAGTAAGGAAACCATTCTTAGCTCGGCATACCATGCCAACACAACCATCTTTGTGCTAGGAATCATCGCAAGCTGCTTAACGGCTTTCTACATGTTCCGTCTTTACTTTAACATCTTCTGGAGCAAGCCTGCTACCGATCACCATAACCACGAAAAGGGCAGCGGATTTATGACTATTCCGCTCATCATCTTGGCTATTGGCTCTGTTTTGGCCGGTTTTATTCCTTTCGGAGACTTTGTTACTGCCGACGGTAAGCCAATTGAAATAGTATTCCATGCTAGCTTCTCTATCCTTCCTGTTTCGGTAGGATTGTTGGGCATCATCATTGCCTACGTGCTTTACTTTAAGAAAAACGATAAGGCCGATAACCTCGCCAAATCGCTTGGTGGTATTTATACAACCGTTCTTAATAAGTTCTACATCGACGAGGTTTACCTCTTTATTACTAAGAAAATTATCTTCCCATTCATGGGCCGTCCTGCCGCTTGGTTCGACCGTAACGTTGTTGACGGAACCATCCAAGATTCGGGCATTCAAACAGAGAAGTTGTCTTATGGTATTAAAGGCGTGCAGTCGGGTAAGCTTCAAGGCTACACTATGTGGTTCCTTGGCGGTGTGATTGTGCTTGCAGCACTCCTAATCTTTAAATTCTTGTAA
- the nuoK gene encoding NADH-quinone oxidoreductase subunit NuoK has product MEQIPLTHFLVLSTMLFFLGVYGFFTRRNMITMLMSTELILNSVNINFIAFNKYLYPHQLEGIFFTLFVIAIAAAEVTVAIAIIINLYRKFNTVDMDEADNLKY; this is encoded by the coding sequence ATGGAACAGATACCATTGACCCACTTTTTGGTGCTTAGCACCATGCTGTTTTTCCTAGGCGTATACGGTTTCTTTACCCGTCGTAACATGATTACGATGCTTATGTCTACCGAGTTAATTCTAAACAGCGTTAACATCAACTTTATTGCGTTTAACAAGTATCTCTACCCACATCAGCTCGAGGGGATCTTCTTTACCCTCTTCGTAATTGCCATTGCGGCAGCCGAGGTTACGGTGGCCATCGCCATCATCATCAACCTCTACCGCAAGTTCAATACGGTTGATATGGACGAAGCAGATAACCTAAAATACTAA
- a CDS encoding NADH-quinone oxidoreductase subunit J gives MSAEAVIFYILALMAVAFGALTVFSRMIFRSAVYLLFTMVSIAGIYFLMNMEFVAGLQILIYVGGIVVLIIFSIFLTHQSGKKLPPAKRKNAIIGGILALAGLIFTSTILLQHAFTPTTQAAVDSSVKNIGVQMLDYQNHGYALPFEVISFLLLAALVGSIAIAMKEKKE, from the coding sequence ATGAGCGCAGAAGCAGTAATATTCTACATCTTGGCGCTAATGGCGGTTGCTTTTGGTGCCCTAACCGTTTTCTCTCGCATGATTTTCCGTTCGGCGGTATACCTGCTGTTTACTATGGTAAGCATCGCCGGTATCTACTTCCTCATGAACATGGAGTTCGTTGCGGGTCTACAAATCTTGATCTACGTGGGTGGTATCGTGGTGCTCATCATCTTCTCGATATTCCTTACCCACCAATCGGGTAAAAAACTTCCTCCCGCTAAGCGTAAAAACGCTATTATAGGTGGAATTCTTGCTCTAGCTGGGCTGATATTTACATCAACCATCCTGCTGCAGCATGCCTTTACCCCAACTACGCAAGCTGCTGTTGATAGCTCTGTTAAGAATATCGGTGTGCAGATGCTCGATTACCAAAACCACGGCTACGCGCTACCTTTCGAGGTGATAAGCTTCCTGCTTCTTGCCGCGCTTGTAGGTAGTATCGCCATCGCCATGAAAGAAAAAAAGGAGTAG
- a CDS encoding 4Fe-4S binding protein: MKYLYNYFKTIFLAFRSLWQGMKLTGYYFTHPKEMLTQPYPENRDSLVIPSRFKGELILTHDENNEHACTACTICEMNCPNGSIKIISKQEEQEDGKKKKVLDKWQYHMGLCTFCGLCVDSCPSDAITFVNTFEHSAYKSTTLNKVLNKPGSKLKAK, encoded by the coding sequence ATGAAGTATTTATATAACTATTTCAAGACCATTTTCCTTGCCTTCCGTTCGCTTTGGCAAGGGATGAAGCTTACGGGCTACTACTTCACGCACCCTAAGGAGATGCTTACCCAGCCTTATCCTGAGAACCGTGATTCGCTAGTAATCCCAAGCCGTTTTAAGGGTGAGCTTATCCTTACTCACGACGAGAACAACGAGCACGCTTGTACCGCATGTACCATCTGCGAAATGAACTGCCCTAACGGCTCTATCAAAATCATTTCTAAGCAGGAGGAGCAGGAAGACGGAAAGAAGAAGAAGGTACTCGACAAGTGGCAATACCACATGGGCCTTTGCACCTTCTGCGGCCTTTGCGTAGACTCTTGCCCTAGCGATGCCATCACCTTCGTAAACACCTTCGAGCATAGCGCCTACAAGAGCACTACGCTTAACAAGGTGCTAAATAAACCAGGTTCGAAACTTAAAGCAAAATAG
- the nuoH gene encoding NADH-quinone oxidoreductase subunit NuoH: MLLTITLSDIIKTIDGWLHQTFSPNLALAAELVLGGVAIIGLVIVMAILMVYAERKVAGFMQMRYGPNRVGKWGTLQAVADVLKLFMKECLTPKNADKLMFSLAPFMVTAVSFATFTPMSFAPGVQFWDINIGVFFVSAVSSLAVIGILMAGWSSNNKYSLLGSMRSGAQIVSYELSSGLSLITIVLMVGSLSIKDIIESQGDMWWIFKGHIPAIIAFVTYIIASTAELNRAPFDLAEAEQELTAGFHTEYSGMQFAMFFLSEYTNMLVLSMLAVTVFLGGWQPFHIIGLDSFNHFMDYIPGVVWFFGKTFGIIFLIMWFRWTFPRLRIDQLLKLEWKYLLPISIVNMMIAALITLMGWHL, encoded by the coding sequence ATGTTACTAACAATTACATTGTCAGATATTATCAAAACGATTGACGGTTGGCTCCACCAAACCTTCTCGCCCAACCTCGCGTTGGCAGCCGAGCTGGTTCTTGGCGGTGTTGCCATCATCGGGCTGGTAATTGTAATGGCCATTTTGATGGTTTACGCCGAGCGTAAGGTGGCAGGCTTTATGCAGATGCGCTACGGCCCAAACCGCGTAGGAAAGTGGGGTACGTTACAGGCTGTTGCCGACGTGCTCAAGCTATTCATGAAGGAATGCCTTACTCCAAAGAATGCCGATAAGCTCATGTTCTCCTTGGCACCTTTTATGGTGACTGCCGTGAGCTTCGCAACCTTTACTCCCATGTCATTTGCCCCTGGCGTACAGTTCTGGGACATCAACATCGGGGTATTCTTCGTTAGCGCCGTAAGCTCGCTTGCGGTAATCGGTATCCTTATGGCCGGATGGTCGTCCAACAACAAGTACTCGCTTCTCGGATCGATGCGTAGCGGTGCGCAGATTGTCAGCTACGAGCTTTCATCTGGCCTCTCGCTCATCACCATCGTTCTCATGGTGGGTAGCCTTAGCATCAAGGATATCATCGAGAGCCAAGGCGACATGTGGTGGATCTTCAAGGGACATATCCCTGCCATCATCGCCTTCGTTACCTATATCATTGCCTCTACTGCCGAGCTTAACCGTGCTCCATTCGACTTAGCCGAGGCAGAGCAGGAGCTTACCGCAGGTTTCCACACCGAATATTCGGGTATGCAGTTCGCCATGTTCTTCCTTTCGGAGTACACCAACATGCTCGTGCTTTCGATGCTTGCCGTTACCGTATTCCTTGGCGGATGGCAGCCTTTCCACATCATCGGTCTCGATAGCTTCAACCATTTCATGGACTATATCCCTGGCGTGGTGTGGTTCTTCGGTAAGACCTTCGGAATTATATTCCTAATTATGTGGTTCCGCTGGACATTCCCTCGCCTTCGTATCGACCAGCTCCTAAAGCTAGAGTGGAAATATCTGCTACCAATTAGCATTGTTAACATGATGATTGCCGCACTTATTACCCTTATGGGCTGGCACTTATAA
- a CDS encoding NADH-quinone oxidoreductase subunit D, giving the protein MEIKNISNEPGEDQSFIINIGPQHPSTHGVLHLKMKLDGETVMDVEPHLGYIHRGIEKMNEALTYKQCVHLTSRMDYLSAHMNNQAVALAVEKGLGIQAPPRAQAIRIIMAELQRLASHQLWWGCLGLDMGAVTPFFLGFRERETILEIFEESTGNRLTMSYITPGGVMQDVHPNFVADVKKWLVQFKKNLPEFDQLYTGNVIVQHRLKGIGHLSMEDVINFGACGPVGRASGLACDVRKRFPYDGYDKLDFKEIIYTEGDNFARYMVRMDEMLESIKIIEQLIDNLPEGPYREKIKGVLKVPAGEYYQRVETARGELGVYLVSDGGAKPYRLKYRTPNFANLGALRQMFVGQKIADMVAIMSTLDLIIPDIDR; this is encoded by the coding sequence ATGGAAATAAAAAATATTAGCAACGAACCGGGCGAAGACCAAAGCTTTATCATAAACATTGGTCCGCAGCACCCTTCAACCCACGGTGTGCTTCACCTAAAAATGAAGCTCGACGGGGAAACGGTAATGGATGTCGAGCCTCACCTTGGCTACATTCACCGCGGTATCGAAAAGATGAACGAGGCGCTTACCTACAAGCAGTGCGTTCACCTTACTAGCCGTATGGACTACCTATCGGCGCATATGAACAACCAGGCGGTTGCTTTAGCCGTAGAAAAGGGGCTTGGAATACAGGCACCTCCTCGCGCTCAGGCCATCCGTATAATTATGGCCGAGCTACAGCGCCTTGCCTCGCACCAGCTGTGGTGGGGATGCTTGGGATTGGACATGGGAGCCGTTACTCCTTTCTTCCTCGGATTCCGCGAGCGCGAAACCATTCTCGAAATTTTCGAAGAATCTACCGGAAACCGCCTTACCATGAGCTACATTACCCCTGGTGGCGTAATGCAGGACGTGCATCCTAACTTCGTAGCCGATGTTAAGAAGTGGTTGGTGCAGTTCAAAAAGAACCTTCCCGAGTTCGACCAGCTCTACACCGGTAACGTAATCGTACAGCACCGTCTTAAAGGTATCGGACATCTTTCTATGGAGGATGTAATCAACTTCGGCGCCTGCGGTCCTGTTGGTCGCGCCTCCGGACTAGCCTGCGACGTGCGTAAACGATTCCCCTACGATGGATACGATAAGCTAGACTTCAAGGAAATCATCTACACCGAGGGCGATAACTTCGCTCGCTACATGGTGCGCATGGATGAAATGCTGGAGTCTATCAAAATCATCGAGCAGCTCATCGATAACCTTCCCGAAGGTCCCTACCGCGAGAAGATTAAAGGTGTGCTAAAAGTTCCTGCAGGCGAATACTACCAGCGCGTAGAAACCGCACGCGGCGAGCTTGGCGTTTACCTGGTTAGCGATGGCGGTGCAAAACCTTACAGGTTGAAGTACCGTACACCAAACTTCGCCAACCTTGGGGCACTTCGCCAAATGTTCGTGGGACAAAAGATTGCCGACATGGTCGCAATCATGTCTACGCTCGATTTAATTATCCCAGATATTGATAGGTAG